GTGCTACTTATCATAAAGCCATGTGACAGAAGCACTATACCATCAAGAGACTCCAAATTTGAGCGGACCTAGAATTAACAGAGCAAGTCATGCATAAAGCATTGGGCAAAGCAAGAAGAGCAAAGTAAAATATCAGTCAAAAGAGAATAATTAAATCAACGGGTATCCATAATCTGCTGCACAATGGCTAGCACGTATAGACGCTGTGGTGTTCTAGAAAAAACAAACTATATCATAAACTTCTTAAGAGAGCCAGTAAGGAACAGCAATACGGACTCAAATAGACAAACTACGGAATAAATTTCCCTTCACCATTCATCAATGCAAATGCTGATGCTGGATTTCTGGGGAAGCAAGAAGGtaataagaaaatttaaacgatatcacaaatcgttgtgTTCGTTATCACATAAAAACTTCATGAATTTGCCTTGATCCAAATTTCTAGTTGTTTCTTTAAAACAAATCTCTAGACTTTTCAATAATTAATCTTAAATGTTAACCTTGCCTGATAATCATTATAACCACCGGAaatggatacaacaacaacaTGCGAGAGCAAAGGATCTGCTATATCACGTCCAGATTGAGAGGTTTGGACCTCATACCCTTTTCTCCACTCGTGATTCACATGAGAGTAATAGTGACCCAAGGATGGCTGCAATGCCACAGGAGGTGATATgggaaaaatatgatatttcagATGTATATGATAGCTATAAACAGTGATTAAACCAACtctaaaaaacaaaaagaaaaacataGTTTACTGGTGCGGGGTCGAAAGCGTCAAGACAGTTTCAACAGCAGACTTCCTCAAACGGGGATGCACAACTGCAGCCCTAGCAACAAAACCTCCCATTGAATGACCAACCAAAATAACACTTCTGGGCAGACTTCCAGAGAGAGCAGCCCCTTCTTTAGCCCGTGCATCTTGAGATTTTTTATATTGATCCAGTATCTACAAGAAATAGCGAAACATCGCAACAGGACACAGAGAATTGGGGAAACTTAAGAACTCATATCtcattttaagaaaaataataacCAACTTCATACCCCAACATTGAGAAAAATTGTTATAAATATATACTGCTTCATCATCAGCCTAAACAACACGGTTTATGCCAACGAATAAGCTAGATCACTTCAGCTTTACTAGACTTGTTTCTTTTAGTCTATGTTTTCTTCTGCGTAACTACGTGCCAAATAGCACTTAAAAACACGATAATTGGTTCCTTAATTAAATAGATTTTATCAACTAAATAGTAGTTTTAAGACTCAATAAGTTCGACACACtcgaaatttaataattattcaaactagttaCTATATATTCTTTCCAATTTTAATTAATAGTTTCAGATTCATAAACGGCAATAATGAAGAATTTGTGTTGAGatgcaataatttttttagtagaAGAGCAATCAATTGCATACTTATAGAAAACTGTGGAGAAAAGTATATTTCATATCTAGCTACATGATCAGATGAATAaggataaaatattaaaaggtAGAGCAGAGAAGTCATCGATCGATCAACTCTTTCTTGTCCATTTTCTGTCTATCCTTTTTGTTTCAgtttttcatccaaaaatttctGCGTGAGTGCAATGTGAGCTCGTTGAAGTTCCACATGTTCCACCGTCTTCTCAAGGACAATTCTCGAGACTTTATCCTTCTCCTTCTTCGTCTCGACGTTTTCATTGAAGATCTCCTTCACACCAGATCTGATAGAAATCGTGAAATCCACGACTATCATTGCACCAACCGTAATGTCTCAATACTTCATCTTATCATTCTACGTTGGGACGATCTGCAACGAATCCATAAGAGCCTCAGACCATGAAGAAATCCCATgttgatttatttttgaaaatattttatcaaatttatgtttgtgaggttatatatataaataaatcaacatGGGCTTACTTCACGCCCTGAAGCTCTTATGTATTCATCGCAGATCGTCCCTAGCGTGGAATGATAAGATGAAGTACCAAGACATCACGGTTGGTGCAATAATAGTCGTGGATTCCGCGATTTCTATCAGATCCGGTGTGAAGGAGATCTTGAATGAAAATGCCTAGACGAAGAAGAAGGAGGAGAAGGATAAAGTCGCGAGAATCATTCTGGAGAAGACGGTGGAACATGTGTAACTTCAACGAGCTCACATTGCACTCACACAGAAAATTTTGGAtgaaaaattgaaacaaaaaagaTCGACAGAAAAAGGACAATGAGGAGTTGATTGATCGGTGACTTATCTGCTCTTCCATTTAATATTCTATTCTTATTCATTTGATCGTATAGCTAGATAcgaaatatatttttctgcaCAGTTTTCTATAAAACATGCAATTGATTGCTCTTctactaaataaaattattgcaACTCAACACAAATTTTTCATTATTGACGTTTATGAATCAGAAACGGTTAAAAATtggaaataatatatattaacaGTGAAAATtaactagtttgaataattattaaatttcgaGCGTCAGAGTTTAAAATATCGAACTTATCGGTCTTAAAACTGCTATTAGTTGATAAaatctatttaattaagaaaccAATTATTGTGTTTTTAAGTACTATTTTATGAAACAACCCATAAGATTGCAAAATCAGAAAAGAGAGTGGCTAAAATTTGTAAGAAACAGTACCGGGCGAGGTGCCACTGAAATTGTCAAGAATCTAAAGCCAACCAGATCCCGAGGACCCAACCAAACAAAAGCAGATGGAGGAGCTTGCTCAGTCTGACTACCTGGCTCAATCTTATAGAAAAATGGCCATGATCAGAAAGCATGTATATTCAAACTAAGTTATTAAAAATTGTTATAATCACAATACATGAAATATGATACATGCCTGGGAGCTGGTCTAGAAGGAATATGCACAATTTTTTACGTAACTTCTAGAACACGATTGATTGTTCATTGACAATTTCGACGACGAAGTTCCCTTCTCCGGCCAAAGATGAAGTCGCACTCTAGAACATAGTGAAAGATTTGTCACAAAAATAAAGTGGTCTTTCCTGTCTGTGCCCTGAATATTACAAAAGCTCTATGAAACTTACATGATATTGTATAAACATTATGACCTACTCATTTATCTATTGGACACCTTTTTGTCATTCAGGTTATGCATCTTTCAGATCTataaggaaaaaaattatacaagTTAAAGGAGCGTCCACTCTATGTTTAGAGCcttggaaaaaaatataaaatgcatATTAGAAGAAGATATAGTAGAGCTATAAGAAGATATGTTGACTAGTAAACTTTACTGTACAATCTCACCCTGATGAAAAAGACTAAGGAAAGGTTTCTGAACTGAAAAATAAAGCTAACCAGTTTCCGAATGTCCAACCACCGTCTTCTCCCATCCATAGCTAAAAATGTGACAGTACTAGTTTGAATGTAAAGGTCTTTTTCAAGCCCATCTTCACTCTACATTAGATTACTTGGGCAACCAGATACGCCAAGAGCTTGTGCTTCTGTCCGTAGTTTTCAGTTATTAAAAAGCTTATCAACTACTAAGCCAAAAAAACCTCTATAGCAAGCACAACCTAAGGGTAGCATGCCCCTGCTACAAGTATAGAAATCAAGCACAGATGTAGATTACTACTCTCTATCGGAAATATCAATAGTATATTATCTGCCTCTTTAATTAGCTTCATCTCGAAATAGGAAAAATGTCAAGAAATCATTTTACAGACAAACATGCAGGTTGCTCAGAGCAGTGACCGGAGTTTATTTGCCTCCAGGAAAAAACTGTCAATTTCCAAGAATAATTTGAAAATGAATAGGCCATCTTTTAATTCAATACAAAAAAAAAGTATCAGTAAAATACCAGAATGAACGTTTCTGTCTTGATTATGAAGTTGGTCAGACTTTTGTGTTAGTGTTGAATGTCTCGATGGAATAATGTTATGATGTATTCCACTATGAAGCATTTTAGTGAATACTGCAAGTCTGCTTCTTACATTATGAAAAGGTTTTCCGGTCCTCGTGTCTACCAGACTCAGAAGAGTGTGTGACACCTGAAAAGTGGATATAATTCAGGGCAATACATCCTAGAGCATTAATAGATCCAATGGACAACGTGACTCACTTGCACAACCAGCTTATTACACCATAAGATAACCTGATGTTCCATTGACAACCAAACATTCTTCATAGCAGTGCTACTTATCATAAAGCCATGTGACAGAGGCACTATACCATCAAGAGACTCCAACTTTGAGCGGACCTAGAATTAACAGAGCAAGTCATGCATAAAGCATTGGGCAAAGCAAGAAGAGCAAAGTAAAATATCAGTCAAAAGAGAATAATTAAATCGACGGGTATCCATAATCTGCTGCACAATGGCTAGCACGTATAGACACTGTGGTGTTCTAGAAAAAACAAACTATATCATAAACTTCTTAAGAGAGCCGGTAAGGAACAGCAATACTGACTCAAATAGACAAACTGAAGACGGAATAAATTTCCCTTCACCATTCATCAATGCAAATACTGATGCTGGATTTTTGGGGAAGCAAGAAGGTAATAAGAAAGTTTAAAtgatatcacaaatcgttgtgTTCGTTATCACATAAAATCTTCATGAATTTGCCTTGATCCAAATTTCTAGTTGTTTCTTTAAAACAAATATCTAGACTTTTCAATAATTAATCTTAAATGTTAACCTTGCCTGATAATCATTATAACAACCGGAAATGGATACAACAACATGCGAGAGCAAAGGATCTGCTATTTCACGTCCAGATTGAGAGGTCTGGACCTCGTCCCCTTTTCTCCACTCGTGATTCACATGAGAGTAATAGTAACCCAAGGATGTCTACAATGCCACGTGAGGTGATCTgggaaaaatatgatatttcagATGTATCGGATAGCTATAAACTGTGATTAAACCAActctaaaaaacaaaaaagaaatacATAGTTTACTGGTGCAGGGTCGaaagtgtcaagacagtttcaACAGCAGACTTCCTCAAACGAGGATGCACAACTGCAACCCTAGCAACAAAACTTCCCATTGAATGACCAACCAAAATAACACTTCTGGGCAGACTTCCAGGGAGAGCAACCCCTTCTTTAGCCCGTGCATCTTGGAATTCTTTATATTGATCTAGTATCTACCAGAAATAGTGAAACATGGCAAGAGAACACAGAGAATTGAGGAAACTTAATAACTCATATCtcattttaagaaaaataataacCAACTTCATaccccaacattgataaaaatTGTTATAAATATAGACTACTTCATCATCAGCCTAAGCCACACGGTTTATGCCAACGAAGAAGCTAGATTACTTCAGCTTTACTAGACTTATTTCTTTTACTGTCAGTTTTCTTCTGCGTAACTGCCTGCCATGTATTTTGAATTCGCCATTCACAACACAAGCTTATCGGATTTCATGCAAAAGTGACAAAATGATACCCTGTGTATGGCATATACAACATATTCTGAATGCCCTTGAAAGTATCCGACCATCCATAGCAGAATGTTCACCTTCAAGATCTACCGCAAACCAATCAAGCATAGAAGTGTATTGATTTGGTAGCATATTTCCAGTCAAATCAGCATCTAATTCATCTTCCAAATATGGGAAATCTTGGTAAAAATCAAGTTCAAGTGGACCATTTTGATCAGCTCTGTCAGATTCGACACCCAGGGATCTGACCTGCATCAGAGCAGGCAAACATATAAGCAAGTGTGTCCAACATTGAATATGAAATCTAACATTCCGGCCTCTTGAAGCAATCCCCAATCATGACACACCATTTCATTCAAATCAACAACAGCATCGTAAGAGTGACTACATGGCTACTCAAAATTTTTGCCCTTCATGCGGCTGCATGTCAACCACGTGACCGATATTTCAAAATCCATGttgtataatataatatagaccAAAAGCTTCCTAATATATGCCCATCAATAAATGCAACAACTATGTCAAAATCATTATATTGTCCAAATTTTCACCTGATAAAAAGGAAATACTAATGAGAGTCAGGATAGCATCAAAACTCCACATAAAGAGAGAGGCATACCTGTTTGTAGCTTCCACCATTTCCAGGGATGAAAAGAACTGGAATGCcattaagatttttaagatgCTCATAAAAATCAATCTTTTTCCACCCTTCGTGGTATAAATACAAGCCGTATTTTGTCGAAGACACATTTTCTGGCATTGATATGGGAATGTATGTAGGAAACATGTATGTCATTACACAACCATTTGATATTGGTTTCAATAAGCCATAAAGACCAGTAAGACCTATCGATAGAGCAAAGATAGCAGCAACTGCTACTCTAACTTTAGGTTTAAAATCTTTCATATCTGGAATACACTTCTGATTCCCACTCAAAAAACTATTGTCCAATCACTGGCTGCACGCAGACGCTCCCAACTATGTAAGCAACCAAAGATTCAAGATGAAACAAGTAAATCAGACGTGGCAAATATCATCTTACACCAAgcgaaaaaaaatcaaacaaaaagtaaaaaaaaaatgtcagtagaaaaatattataataagcTGTACAAGCTCAACGCCATTGAAATGCTGAAATGTGCATCTAGTCCACAACAGTTAACCGGAAGTCTTAGCAAAGAGATGCGGATCAGTTCACAGCGATAAATTATGCGATTaatctgaaaaaaaaatgaaacaaatAAGCAGAAATGGAATCAAAATAACGGCGGAAATCACATTACTAGAAGCTCAAAAACAGAAAAAACCAATCGGAACAGTAGAAAAAGGTAAGAAAAAGTGAGGTACCTTCAGGTGAGAGAAAAACGAAGAGACTAAAAGTGGGAGAAATCGAAGATTTGAGAATATATTGCGCAAATCGTAGCGTTGATTCGATGCTTAATTAATGGAACTGTGTTGAAGTATATTTTGTTAGATAGTGTATTTGGTTCCCTTTGTAAGCGTGTTTTTGCTCCTTACGTTTATTAGTTTACTGCATACTATAAATAGCAACTCACTTGTTCCTTGTAAGACTAATATGCAATAATAGAAATCAATTTTCTTCCTGTCCATATCTTGTGCGATTTGCactttaacatggtatcagatcTATGATCGATCAATTCCAATAATGAGTTGCGAATTATTGAGTTCGATCCAGAGGATATCTGGCTCAGCTTGCTGCGATTCATGAAGTGAATCGCATCAATTACTTTTCGATCAGAAtcgcatttttttttttggatttagTGCTCGATTTCGATCTCAGAATCGTTGCGAATTGCAGATTGCTGTTGGTTTGTTCTACTAATTTCGTCATGGCAACCATCAACGCCTTCAATGATCCATTATTCCTGCATCCTTCGGATATGCCGGGGATGAATCTAGTGAATGATCAGCTGCTGGGAGTCGAAAATTATGGTGTCTGGAGTAGTGCTATGCTTATTGCGTTGCGAGCTAAGAACAAAATCAGTTTCATAGATGGATCATATCCGCGACCGGAATCTGGACATGAGACCTTGAATCAGTGGGAGCGCTGTAACGCTCTGGTTCTTTCATGGATCATGAATACGGTTTCCAAAGATATTTTTGGAGGAATTGTCTATTCAACTGATGCTTCAGTGGTGTGGTCTGATTTGAAATAGCAATTCGACAAGGTAAACGGTTCACGAATCTTTTCCATTCACCGTGATATCAGTCGACTGGTCCAAGGTAATAACACTATCTCTGTTTATTACTCGAAACTAAAACACCTTTGGGATGAGTATGCTTCGCTAGTCACTCTTCCTTCCTGTGAATGTGATACTGCCAAGCAATACTTGAAGCATGAACACCAGCATAGGTTATTGCAATTTCTCATAGGATTGAATGACAGTTATATGGCAATTCGTAGTCAAATTCTCATGATGGATCCTCTTCCAAATGTTGGACAAGCTTTTTCTATTATTTCACAGGAAGAAACACATAACTCTATTTCCAATGGATATACAACCACCATCTGTGTTCTATTCTTCACAATACAAGTCCGAAGAACCACACAAATATCAGACTCAAAGGTCTAATTCAGACTTTTGTGAGTATTGCAAATGGACAGGCCATACTAAAGCCATATGCTATAAATTAGTTGGATATCCTCCAGGGCATCGTCTTCATGGACAGCAACCTCGTTTTGACAATAAGAAAAATATCAGAGGTTATGGACAACCTAGGAAACCACCAGTGACTGCAAACTTAGCAGAGGATCATCATCATAATGTTGAGGAATCTGCCACTAACACATCTGCAGTTCCAGTGTTCACTTCAGCTCAGTATGCGGAAATCATGAAGTTGTTGGGGGCTAATAACATTCACACTCCTACGGATCCAGTTGCTAACATGGCAGGTAATATGCAGCTGTTATCTGATGACTGGATTATAGACACCGGTGCCAATGAACACATGACAGGTTGTTCATCTATTTTGCAACGTGCTAAGTCCATGGCAGACTCCTCTAGTTCTGTTCGATTGCCGAATGGTAGTAAACTCCTTATTAGTCACATTGGTTTAGTAAAACTGTCACCCTCTCTTACCTTATCTAATGTTCTTTGCATTCCTCATTTTCAGTTTAATCTTTTATCCGTATCTAAATTCACCAAAACTCATAATTGCTTTGTCATTTTCTTCCCACGTTTTTGCCTATTTCAGGACCTAACGAATGGGAAGATAATTGGGATTGGTAAAGAGAGAAATGGGTTGTATCATCTCACCAACCATCTATTCCAGCAGACATATCCAGCTAGTACTGAACTTCTACCTTCATCTTTTGATTCACGTTGTAATACCTTACGTTTTCAGAGTAGTCTTGTTGGTCCTAAGTGTTCTATTGACTGTGATGTTTGGCATAAGCGCTTAGGCCACATGTCTATTTCTCGAATGTCAATGTTACCATTTTTTTCCAAAGATTAATCCTTAACTCATTATACAATTTGTCCTCAATCTAAACAAACGAGATTAGTGTTTCCCAAAATGAGTTGTACTAAATCATTGCGTCCTTTTCAGCTCATACATGTAGATATTTGGGGACCTTTCCACACACCTACTTATAATGGGGAGAGATATTTCTTAACCATTGTTGACGATTTTTCCCGGGGCACTTgggcattccttatgcattctAAACTAGAGGTCCTTCGTTTACTCAAGCATTTTTTTGCTTTAGTAACCCGCCAATTTTCAGCTCAAATTCAATCGATCCGAAGTGATAATGCTGCAGATTTTTTCAAAACTGAATGCCGAGACTTCTTCTCT
The sequence above is a segment of the Primulina tabacum isolate GXHZ01 chromosome 6, ASM2559414v2, whole genome shotgun sequence genome. Coding sequences within it:
- the LOC142549875 gene encoding LOW QUALITY PROTEIN: GPI inositol-deacylase-like (The sequence of the model RefSeq protein was modified relative to this genomic sequence to represent the inferred CDS: deleted 1 base in 1 codon; substituted 1 base at 1 genomic stop codon), yielding MKDFKPKVRVAVAAIFALSIGLTGLYGLLKPISNGCVMTYMFPTYIPISMPENVSSTKYGLYLYHEGWKKIDFYEHLKNLNGIPVLFIPGNGGSYKQVRSLGVESDRADQNGPLELDFYQDFPYLEDELDADLTGNMLPNQYTSMLDWFAVDLEGEHSAMDGRILQGHSEYVVYAIHRILDQYKEFQDARAKEGVALPGSLPRSVILVGHSMGSFVARVAVVHPRLRKSAVETVLTLSTLHQSPHVALXTSLGYYYSHVNHEWRKGDEVQTSQSGREIADPLLSHVVVSISGCYNDYQVRSKLESLDGIVPLSHGFMISSTAMKNVWLSMEHQVILWCNKLVVQVSHTLLSLVDTRTGKPFHNGTDRKDHFIFVTNLSLCSRVRLHLWPEKGTSSSKLSMNNQSCSRSYVKNCSQTEQAPPSAFVWLGPRDLVGFRFLTISVAPRPILDQYKKSQDARAKEGAALSGSLPRSVILVGHSMGGFVARAAVVHPRLRKSAVETVLTLSTPHHHPWVTITLM